The Planococcus halocryophilus nucleotide sequence TAATGAAGAAAAAGTGGAATATTAAACTAGAAGTTCTCGGCTTATTGTTAGCGATTTTATGGTTAGCACCGTTTTACTTGATGTTCGTCAACTCGTTTAAATCAAAAAAAGAAATCTTTATGGATACGATTAGTCCTCCAGAAAACTGGAGTTTTGATAACTACATTAAAGCATTCGAAGAACTTGATTTTATGCAAACCTTATTTAATTCACTGTTAATTACTGTGATTAGTGTTGTGTTAATTATTATCTTCTCAGCAATGGCGGCATACGCATTGTCGCGTGCTAAAAGTAAGCTTAGTACAGTGCTGTTTTTCACATTCGTTGCAGCGATGTTAATTCCGTTTCAATCTGTAATGATTCCGCTTGTTACCGTATTCGGTAAGTTTGACATGTTAAACCGCGGCGGGTTGATATTTATGTATATCGGATTTGGCGCAAGTCTTTCGATTTTCTTGTATCACGGTGCATTAAACAATATCCCGCGCTCACTTGATGAAGCGGCGACAATTGATGGTGCCAATCGTTGGCAAGTGTTCTGGCATATTATTTTCCCAATCCTGAAACCGATTACGGTGACAGTCGCAATCCTAAACATCATTTGGATTTGGAACGATTATTTATTGCCATCACTTGTTATTAATACACCAGGAAGTGAGACCATTCCATTGAAGATGTTCTTCTTCTTCGGCGAATACACGAAGCAATGGCATCTAGCGCTTGCTGGATTGACACTGGCTATCGTCCCAGTTATCGTTTTCTACTTCTTTGCACAGCGCGAAATCATCAAAGGCGTATCAGATGGAGCAGTAAAATAAGGGAGACGGTTAAATGGCAATCACGATTAAAGATGTTGCGAAAAAAGCGGGCGTCTCACCAGCCACCGTTTCCCGCGTAATCGCAGATAATCCGAGAATCAGTGTGAAAACGAAAGCAAAAGTGCGGGAAGTTATGAAGGACATGGGCTATTACCCAAACTTCCAAGCCCGCAATTTGGTGGCAAATAAAAGCCGAACACTTGGTATCATTATGGAAAACTCAGCAGCATTGGCTTTTCAAAATCCCTTCTTTCCTGAAGTATTGCGCGGCATTTCAACGCAAGCCCATGACAGTAAGTATGGCTTGTATTTATCAACAGGAGCCACACTAGAAGAAATTTACCAAGAAGTTGTGGAAATGGTACAAGGTCGGCGAGTCGACGGCATTATTTTGCTGTACTCAAAAATTGGCGATCCGGTACTGGAATTTTTAAGACAAAGCGAGTTGCCATTCGCAGTTGTCGGACGTCCCCATCAAGATCCGTTTTCGGTAACGCATGTCAATAACGATAATATCAATACCGCGAAAGACACCGTTGAATACTTGATTGGTTTGGGTCACCGCCATATTGCATTTGTTGGAGGAGCGACGGATTTTGTCGTGTCCATTGACCGAATGCAAGGGTATAAGCAGGCGCTTGCTAAACACAATATCTCATTTGATGTGGACTATACGGTTAACCAAGATTTTATCCAAGGCAAAGAACGCGAATCGATTCGTCGGCTCATGGCACTTCCTGTTCCACCGACGGCAATCGTTACGCATGATGACATGGTAGCGTACGAAGTAATTGGTTATCTTGAAGATTTGGAAATTGGAGTGCCGGACGACGTTTCCATCATTGGATTTAACAACCACACCATTTCAAGATATTTAAAACCGCCGCTGAGCACAGTAGACATCTCCATTTATGAGCTTGGACTGCGTGCTGCAGAGTTGGTATTAGAGAAAATAACAGACGAATCGACACCTCCAAAACAAGTCGTGGTTCCTTCCCGGCTGATTGAAAGAGGTTCGTGTCGGCGTCTTTGAGAGGGATCGAATATGACTAAAAAATGGTGGAAAGAAGCAATCGTTTATCAAGTCTACCCGCGTAGTTTTATGGACTCGAACGGGGATGGCTTAGGCGATATTAACGGTGTCACTAGTAAATTGGATTACTTAAAAGACATGGGCATCGACGTTATTTGGATTTGCCCAATGTACAAGTCGCCAAATGACGACAATGGCTATGACATTAGTGATTATCAAGCCATTTTAGAAGAATTTGGCACGATGACTGATTTCGAACGATTGATGGAAGAAGTACACGCACGAGGCATGAAATTGATTATCGATTTAGTGATCAACCACACAAGTGATGAACATCCGTGGTTTTTGGAATCAAGTTCATCACGCGACAATCCAAAACGCGACTGGTATGTGTGGCGCGACGAACCGTTAAACTGGGAAAGTATATTCGGAGGACCTGCTTGGGAATACGATGAAAAGACGAAGCAATATTATCTTCACATCTTCTCGAAAAAGCAGCCCGATTTAAATTGGGAGAACCCAGAAGTGCGCAACGAACTTTATAAAATGATTAATTGGTGGATCGATAAAGGAATCGATGGTTTCCGTGTAGATGCCATTAGCCATATCAAAAAAGAGTACGCAAACACAGAAGGTGCAGGCGATCATTTATTCGTTCCTTCGTGGGATAAATTCATGAACGTCGAAGGCATCCAACCCTTATTAAAAGAATTGCACGAAGAAACGTTCAGCAAGTACGACATCATGACAGTCGGCGAAGCGAACGGCGTTTCAGCAGATGAAATCCATGAATGGGTTAGCGAAGAAAGTGGCAAATTTAATATGATCTTCCAATTTGAAGACATCGATTTGTGGAACACGGAAGTGAGTAACGGCGTAAATGTGCCGGAACTAAAACAAGTACTAAGCAAATGGCAAGATAAAGTAAACGGTGTCGGCTGGAATGCATTATTCATCGAAAACCACGACAAGCCGCGCGTTGTCTCCACATGGGGCGACGATCAATCCTACTGGCGTGAAAGTGCGACCGCTTTAGCGTGTATGTATTTCTTCATGCAAGGCACGCCGTTCATTTACCAAGGACAAGAAATCGGCATGTCGAACGCACCATTTGAAGAACTCGATCATTTTGATGACGTTCACACGCATAACTTGTATTTCCATAAAAAAGAAACCGGCATGGATCATGAAACCATTATGACGCTCTTACGCGCAACAAGTCGCGACCATTCACGTACGCCAATGCAATGGGACAACACATTGCATGCAGGATTTTCTGAAGAAATGCCGTGGATTAACGTCAATCCAAATTACGAGTGGTTAAACGTCGAAGCACAAGAAAATGATCCACATTCGGTACTAGCCTTCTATAAACAAATGATTTGGCTACGCAAAAATATGGACGTCTTCGTCTACGGCGAATACAAGCTAATCGAACTGGGGCATGACTCCGTATTTGCCTATACACGCGAGTCCGCCGACGACAAAGTGCTTATCGTCACCAACCTCGGTCAGCACGCCTACTTATGCGCCGTTCACCCAGAAGATTCTACATTGCTATTAGCCAATTACAAAAACATCGATTCTGAACAATTGCTTCCATATGAAGCACGTGTTTACAAAATTCCAAAAGACGCCTTTGTAGGGTGAGTAGAAGCCGAAGAGAGGTTAACTTTCTTTGGCTTTTATTCGTGAGTGGGGTGGATGTATGAATCTGAGCTAAAACCATTCTTTACCAGAGTGAATCGCGTCTTTACATGAACTTTTAGAGCTCTTACATGAACTTTTGAAATCTTTACATGAATCAAAGCTTTTTACCAGAAGTTTTCGTACTTTTACCCTTACTTTTTGAGTTTTTACATGAAGTTTTGAGGCTTATACATGAAGCTTAAAATCGATTGCATCTACTAGTTCTCAATCAAATTGGGGGACAGGTGTTCTTTTATTGTGTATACTTAGTCTAGTAAATAGCCATATTGAATTCCCAAGGGGTGACAGAATGAACAAAAACATGCTGCAATTATTTGACGCTCGGCGCGATGTCCACGTGCTATATGCGTATGATGAGATTCGGAAATACATCGAACACGTCATTGCGTATGCCAAGCATGGCATAGAAGCAGGGGACCATATCATCTTGATTGAGAATCCTCGCTTATCACCAGCAATCCATGCTGAATTGAAGAGCCAGCTAACAAAAGAACAGATGGAATTCGTTCATTTTGTAAAAAGCTTTGATTTTTATTTCTCGAGCGGCAGTTACCATCCGCCTGCGATTCAAGCCTATTTCGAAAAAATGCTCGAACCGCTTTTGGAAGAAAAAGCCACTTTCAGAGCTTGGGCACACGTAGAATGGGCATCGGGAGAAGTACCTATACACTTAATAGAAGACTTCGAAAAAAATATAAATGTTTCGGTAAAGAACTACCAATTCCCATTGATTTGCGCTTATGACAATACCTTGTTACAAGACGACATCAGAAACATGTTACTTGAAAGGCATCCATATATATTGGCAGAAGACGACATTGTCATCTCTGATCTATACGTAACCACAGAAGCTTAAAAACACCGCCGAGACTTCTCGGCGGTGTTTTTGCTTCTTTATATATAGAAGAATCTTTTGCGGTGCAGAATCTTTACATGAATAAAATCACCTTATACCCGAACAAAACGCATCTTTACATGAACTTTGAGCGCACTTACATGAACTTTTCAAGTCTTTATGCGAATCAAAGCCTCTTACCGGAAGTTTGTCCGCTGTTACCCGCATATTTCGAGCTGTTACATGAACTTTTGGAACTCTTACACGAACTTTCCAGCTCTTTACACGAATCAAAGCTCTTTACCCGTATTCCCACCAATCTCCCACAAACCACATAAAAAAGATTTACACCTCTACATCAAGGGTATATTCCTATCAAAGCACAGCATAAAGGAGTCGATCACGATGGCGTTTGATTATGACCTTCATTATGAAAATCTCGATTTGCGTAAAAATCCGGAACTGTACCGTGTGGGGAAAGGTGAGCAAGGCGTACTTTTGGTGCAGCCGTATAAAGGTGAAATTTTGCCACATTGGCGGTTCAAGACGCCGGAGATTGCACAAGAGTCGTGCGATAAGATTTCGGAGATGTTCGAGGAGTATCGCAAACACGACGATTTTGTTGGCATGGACATGGCACGAAAGTTTATACAAATGGGCTATACGCGTGCGCGGCGCTATACCAATTACAAAGGCGGTCGCAAATACAACGAAGATGGCAGCATTAAAGAGAGAGACATCGATCCGGTCAAAGCGGAATCGGCGTCCATCTTTAAAAAACGGTGGGATGAAATTCGAGAAGACGAAGATTATTTGAAACGCAAAAAGAAACACCAGAAAGAATTCGGCTGAGGTGCATCTTTTGTTCAAGCCAAGCGTCAACTATTATAACAACTTACAGAAAATAGGTGGCTAGATGAAAAAGATCGTATTAGCTGGAGGCACAGGTTTTGTTGGACAATACTTAGAACAGAAATTCACAGAACAAGGTTACAAAGTGATTATTATATCTCGACAGTCAGGACATTTGAATTGGTCGAATCATACTGGCATTGTCCACGCATTAGAAGGTGCGGAAATGGTCGTCAATTTAGCTGGTAAATCGGTAAATTGCCGTTACACTGAAGCCAATAAGCGCGAAATCTTTGATTCGAGAATGGAAACGACAGAAGCGCTTGGCACAGCAATTTTAAATTGCGACAACCCGCCGCCGCTATGGATCAATTCCAGCACCGCGACGATTTATCGTCATGCGGAAGATCGTCCGATGACTGAGGCAAGCGGGGAATTTGGCAGTGGATTTTCGGTAGAAGTCGGCAAAGCGTGGGAGCAGGCATTGTTTTCGTTTAAATTGCCGACTACACGACAAGTAGCGTTGCGGTTATCCATCGTACTTGGCAAAGATGGCGGCGTCATGACGCCTTATGAAAACATGGTGCGCTTCGGACTGGGTGGCAAACAAGGAAACGGTAAGCAAATGTTTAGTTGGATTCACTTAGAAGATGTCTACAGAATCATCTTATTCGTGCGTGACCATGACCAAATTAGCGGTGTGCTCAATACGACTTCACCTGAACCCGTTACCAATCACGAGTTAATGAAGCAATTACGAGTAGCAATGGATCGAAAAGTGGGATTGCCCGCCACCGAATGGATGTTAAATATCGGAGCGGTAATGATTGGAACAGAACCAGAATTGATTTTAAAAAGTCGCTGGATTTTACCCGAACGCTTAGAGCAATTCGGTTTTCATTTTACTTATCCAACACTCGACAAGGCGCTTGAAAATATTCTTCATCAATAACTTATACAGACCAATAGCACTAGAAAGTTCTTCAAAAGGAGAATTTTTCTAGTGTTATTTATTTATTTTGGAATAAATGCCTTTATTTCAAGATAATTATGTTTAAGATAATCGCCTAGCGGAAATGGCACAGTAAGGGGGTGCCGAATTGACCATAGACGAAAAATTGATGACTGGAATTCGTAACCGAGACGAACAAGCCTTATCGGAATTGTACGACCGTTACCACCGAATAATATGGAATATTGCACGTCAAAACCATCCAGATCAATCTGTCTGTGAGCAACTCGTCACTCATGTGTTTCGAACGGTTTGGACAAAACCGCAAGACTTTATGCAAAACCGTAAACTGCTAGCGATGTTGATTGACTGTTGTCGGTCGCAAAATATGGTTTCAAACAATAAAATATAAACACTAAAACGATTCTTGTTGATCAGGAGTTGTTTTTTTTTTATGAATCAATACTTCCAAGTTGACCACTCAGCAGAAAAAGAGTAGCTTATAGAAAATAGTTCTATTTGGAACAGTTCAGAAATGAAGGATGGTGAAGTACATGAAAGAACAAGAATCGTATATGCAATTGATGATGTCATTTGCCAATGTGCAAAAAAATATGGTGCGTTTTGTTCAAAAGTCGGCTGCTGAAAAAGGCTTGTCGATTCCGCAATATTCGATTTTGATGACCATTTTTAATTGCAGCGAAATGACACAAAAGACAGTAGCAGAAAAAACCTTTTTACCGAAAAGTACGTTGAGCCAAGCGGTAGATGGTCTTGTGAAAGAAGGCTATCTTAACCGCCAACAAGTGGTGTGCAATCGTCGGGAAATGATGCTGTCATTGAGCGAAAAAGGACAACAATTAGTAGATGACTTCTATTTACAAGAAGATGGATTGTACCAAGTGTTTAAGGCGGCGAGTGAACAATTTACCACTGAACAAATTAAAGAACTTTTAGATGCTCACCAGAAAATTTCAACCTACTTAACAGAAGTAGAATTAGAGGTGGCGAACAAATGATTAAAGTGCTAAAAAACTTGAGTCCGTATAAATGGATTGTCTGGGGCGTTGTGGCCTTAGTGTTTGCTCAATCGATGGCAGAGCTGTTTTTGCCGACCTTGATGGCGGACATTATTGACAACGGTGTAGTAAAAGGCAATATTCCGTACATTTGGGAAATCGGTGGCTGGATGCTACTCGTTTCCGCAATCGGTGCTGTGGCAGCTGTTTTTGCTAGTTTTTATTCATCGAAAGCGGCGATGGGGCTAGGTCGGGATTTGCGACAAAAAGTCTTTAAACACGTTGGGCAATTTTCACTTCAAGAATTTGATGAAGTCGGAACTGCCTCGTTAATTACCCGTACGACGAACGACATCAATCAAATTCAGCAAGTCACCATTATGATGTTGCGGATGGTTATTAGTGCACCCATTATGTTAGTCGGCGGGATTATTATGGCTGTTTCAAAAGATGCGAAATTGTCGCTCGTCATTATTGGCGCGATGCCGGTTTTGGTCATTGCTGTCATGCTGATTTTGAAATACGGGATTCCGTTGTTCCAACAAGTTCAAAAACGTCTAGATGGATTGAACTTGGTCGTGCGGGAAAACTTAACAGGCATTCGCGTTATTCGCGCGTTTAACCGCGAAACCGAAGAAAAAGCGCGTCTGCAAAAAGCCAATCGTGAATTGGCAGATGTGTCGATTCGCGTCAATAAAGTCATGGCGTTTATGATGCCGACGATGATGTTGGTGATGAATATGACGGTTGTTGCCGTTATTTGGTTTGGTGGCATTCGTATTAGTAACGGAGCTATGCAAATTGGTGACTTGATGGCGTTTATCCAATACGTCATGATGATCATGTTTGCCTTACTGATGGCTTCCTTTATGTTCGTCATGGTGCCACGTGCCGCGGTATCGGCTAAACGCATTAACGAAGTATTGGAAATGCAACCGGCTTTTAAAGATGATGGCACGGTTAAAGCAGACCGCAGTCGCGGCACGTTGGAATTTGAAAACGTGACGTTCCATTATCCGGGAGCGGAAGAACCGGCATTGTCGAATATTAGCTTTACCGCAAAACCGGGTGAAATCACGGCGTTGATCGGTGGGACGGGTTCTGGTAAGACGACGCTCGTCAATCTCGTGCCGCGTTTTTACGAAGCAAATAGTGGGACCATCCGCGTTAACGGAGTAGATATTCGCGAAGCTTCGCAACAAGAAATTCGTTCGAAAATTGGCTTCGTGCCACAAAAATCTGTGCTGTTTACTGGAACCATCGCGGAAAACATTCGCTTTGGTAAACAAGATGCTAGTGATCAAGAAATGAAAAGAGCCGCAAGCACCGCGCAAGCGACGGAGTTTATCGATCAAATCAAAGGTGGTTACACAGCGCCAATCGAACAAGGCGGTTCTAATTTATCGGGCGGTCAAAAACAACGTTTATCAATTGCCCGCGCCTTGATTCGCAAACCAGATCTGTATATTTTTGATGATAGTTTCTCGGCATTGGATTTTAAAACAGATGCCAAACTGCGGAGAGCGTTAAAAGATGAAACGAAAAACGCTACGGTGCTTCTTGTCGCGCAACGCGTCAGTACGGTAGTTGATGCAGATCGCATCATTGTATTAGAAAAAGGCAAAATGGTCGGCATGGGCACGCATAAAGAATTGTTGGAATCCAACGAAGTTTATCGTGAAATTGCCTTATCTCAGCTGTCAGAGGAGGAAATCGCATGAGCCAAATGGGACCTCCACATGGCGGGGCAAGCATGCCGCCGCAAAAAGCAAAAGATTTTAAAGGCACGTTCCGACGCCTTGTTTCTTATTTAAAACCACGTCGTA carries:
- a CDS encoding carbohydrate ABC transporter permease, which translates into the protein MKKKWNIKLEVLGLLLAILWLAPFYLMFVNSFKSKKEIFMDTISPPENWSFDNYIKAFEELDFMQTLFNSLLITVISVVLIIIFSAMAAYALSRAKSKLSTVLFFTFVAAMLIPFQSVMIPLVTVFGKFDMLNRGGLIFMYIGFGASLSIFLYHGALNNIPRSLDEAATIDGANRWQVFWHIIFPILKPITVTVAILNIIWIWNDYLLPSLVINTPGSETIPLKMFFFFGEYTKQWHLALAGLTLAIVPVIVFYFFAQREIIKGVSDGAVK
- a CDS encoding LacI family DNA-binding transcriptional regulator yields the protein MAITIKDVAKKAGVSPATVSRVIADNPRISVKTKAKVREVMKDMGYYPNFQARNLVANKSRTLGIIMENSAALAFQNPFFPEVLRGISTQAHDSKYGLYLSTGATLEEIYQEVVEMVQGRRVDGIILLYSKIGDPVLEFLRQSELPFAVVGRPHQDPFSVTHVNNDNINTAKDTVEYLIGLGHRHIAFVGGATDFVVSIDRMQGYKQALAKHNISFDVDYTVNQDFIQGKERESIRRLMALPVPPTAIVTHDDMVAYEVIGYLEDLEIGVPDDVSIIGFNNHTISRYLKPPLSTVDISIYELGLRAAELVLEKITDESTPPKQVVVPSRLIERGSCRRL
- a CDS encoding glycoside hydrolase family 13 protein; its protein translation is MTKKWWKEAIVYQVYPRSFMDSNGDGLGDINGVTSKLDYLKDMGIDVIWICPMYKSPNDDNGYDISDYQAILEEFGTMTDFERLMEEVHARGMKLIIDLVINHTSDEHPWFLESSSSRDNPKRDWYVWRDEPLNWESIFGGPAWEYDEKTKQYYLHIFSKKQPDLNWENPEVRNELYKMINWWIDKGIDGFRVDAISHIKKEYANTEGAGDHLFVPSWDKFMNVEGIQPLLKELHEETFSKYDIMTVGEANGVSADEIHEWVSEESGKFNMIFQFEDIDLWNTEVSNGVNVPELKQVLSKWQDKVNGVGWNALFIENHDKPRVVSTWGDDQSYWRESATALACMYFFMQGTPFIYQGQEIGMSNAPFEELDHFDDVHTHNLYFHKKETGMDHETIMTLLRATSRDHSRTPMQWDNTLHAGFSEEMPWINVNPNYEWLNVEAQENDPHSVLAFYKQMIWLRKNMDVFVYGEYKLIELGHDSVFAYTRESADDKVLIVTNLGQHAYLCAVHPEDSTLLLANYKNIDSEQLLPYEARVYKIPKDAFVG
- a CDS encoding MEDS domain-containing protein produces the protein MNKNMLQLFDARRDVHVLYAYDEIRKYIEHVIAYAKHGIEAGDHIILIENPRLSPAIHAELKSQLTKEQMEFVHFVKSFDFYFSSGSYHPPAIQAYFEKMLEPLLEEKATFRAWAHVEWASGEVPIHLIEDFEKNINVSVKNYQFPLICAYDNTLLQDDIRNMLLERHPYILAEDDIVISDLYVTTEA
- a CDS encoding DUF4385 domain-containing protein, whose translation is MAFDYDLHYENLDLRKNPELYRVGKGEQGVLLVQPYKGEILPHWRFKTPEIAQESCDKISEMFEEYRKHDDFVGMDMARKFIQMGYTRARRYTNYKGGRKYNEDGSIKERDIDPVKAESASIFKKRWDEIREDEDYLKRKKKHQKEFG
- a CDS encoding TIGR01777 family oxidoreductase, coding for MKKIVLAGGTGFVGQYLEQKFTEQGYKVIIISRQSGHLNWSNHTGIVHALEGAEMVVNLAGKSVNCRYTEANKREIFDSRMETTEALGTAILNCDNPPPLWINSSTATIYRHAEDRPMTEASGEFGSGFSVEVGKAWEQALFSFKLPTTRQVALRLSIVLGKDGGVMTPYENMVRFGLGGKQGNGKQMFSWIHLEDVYRIILFVRDHDQISGVLNTTSPEPVTNHELMKQLRVAMDRKVGLPATEWMLNIGAVMIGTEPELILKSRWILPERLEQFGFHFTYPTLDKALENILHQ
- a CDS encoding RNA polymerase sigma factor, with translation MTIDEKLMTGIRNRDEQALSELYDRYHRIIWNIARQNHPDQSVCEQLVTHVFRTVWTKPQDFMQNRKLLAMLIDCCRSQNMVSNNKI
- a CDS encoding MarR family winged helix-turn-helix transcriptional regulator, coding for MVKYMKEQESYMQLMMSFANVQKNMVRFVQKSAAEKGLSIPQYSILMTIFNCSEMTQKTVAEKTFLPKSTLSQAVDGLVKEGYLNRQQVVCNRREMMLSLSEKGQQLVDDFYLQEDGLYQVFKAASEQFTTEQIKELLDAHQKISTYLTEVELEVANK
- a CDS encoding ABC transporter ATP-binding protein, with translation MIKVLKNLSPYKWIVWGVVALVFAQSMAELFLPTLMADIIDNGVVKGNIPYIWEIGGWMLLVSAIGAVAAVFASFYSSKAAMGLGRDLRQKVFKHVGQFSLQEFDEVGTASLITRTTNDINQIQQVTIMMLRMVISAPIMLVGGIIMAVSKDAKLSLVIIGAMPVLVIAVMLILKYGIPLFQQVQKRLDGLNLVVRENLTGIRVIRAFNRETEEKARLQKANRELADVSIRVNKVMAFMMPTMMLVMNMTVVAVIWFGGIRISNGAMQIGDLMAFIQYVMMIMFALLMASFMFVMVPRAAVSAKRINEVLEMQPAFKDDGTVKADRSRGTLEFENVTFHYPGAEEPALSNISFTAKPGEITALIGGTGSGKTTLVNLVPRFYEANSGTIRVNGVDIREASQQEIRSKIGFVPQKSVLFTGTIAENIRFGKQDASDQEMKRAASTAQATEFIDQIKGGYTAPIEQGGSNLSGGQKQRLSIARALIRKPDLYIFDDSFSALDFKTDAKLRRALKDETKNATVLLVAQRVSTVVDADRIIVLEKGKMVGMGTHKELLESNEVYREIALSQLSEEEIA